TCATGACGATAAATTTTTGAAACTTCCAATCCTTTTCAGAATTTGAGCTCTTTTGAACCCAGTGGTCAATTCCAGTAATGTCATTTTCACGTTTCCATCTTACttctattggtaaatataaatGATTAAACAACTGCTTGTTTCTGTGATTCCTTAGGTAGAAGATTGTGGGGTTTCCCGAGATTCGCTGGTGACTGTGCCAGTGGTCACAAAAAGACTCATATAGGGGCAACCTCAGAGCAAAAATGTGATATCACGGATTCCTGCTCCCAGATGATTCTTCAGCTTCATGATGTTTATGATCCAAACAAGGTGAATTAATTGAGTCATTGCTGTTATATATTTTCAATTTCATATTGCTGATAACTTGTTTTCTATCTTGATTAACACAGATTAACGTGAAGATAAAAATTGTTTCTGGATCACCCTGTGGAGCAGTGGCTGCAGAGGCTAAGAGGATACAGGCCAATTGGGTTGTATTAGACAagtaattattatattcttttatGGCTCATTTATTCATTTCAATTATTCTGATGCTTTATCCCTCTTCAAAAGCACTTACAGAATACTTTCCTTGAGTTAGAACCTGCTTAATTCTTTCAATTCACAGAATGTCACTGAAAATGTTTTTGCTTGTTTGCAGACAACTGAAGCATGAGGAAAAACGTTGCATGGAAGAATTACAATGCAACATAGTTGTTATGAAACGTTCCCAGCCCAAAATTCTCCGTTTGCATTTGGTTGGAAAATCAAAGGAAGCTGAAATTGTGGGCCCATTACCTTCTGAATCAGATGAAGCTTCTGAGAAGCTTACCAAAAACAAGGACTCAGATTCCATACGAGGTCCGGTTGTCACTCCAACAAGTAGTCCTGAACTCGGGACACCATTTACTGCTACTGAAGCTGCAACATCATCAGTGTCAAGTGATCCTGGAACATCCCCATTTTTTATCTCCGAAACAAATGAACTGAAGAAAGAGGAATCAGTAAACATTAAGGAAAATATGAATGTTGATGAATCTAGTTCAGACACGGACAGTGAACATTTATCTACAGCTTCAGCAAGTTTAAGGTTTGAACCATGGATAGGGGAGTTCCTTTGTTCTAAGACTCATTCGTCACGACAAATAGAAGAATGCTCAAAGAGAAGTACCAATAATGCTCAAGCGTCAACTACTAAAGCCTTACTAGAGAAGTTCTCAAAACTCGATAGACAAACAGGAACTGGATTGTCCAACTATAGGAATGATCTAGATCATGGTGGAAATGTTAGAGAAGCAATATCATTGTCCAGAAATGCACCACCTGGGCCTCCTCCTTTATGTTCAATATGTCAACATAAGGCTCCTGTGTTTGGAAAGCCCCCAAGATGGTTCAGCTATGCTGAGTTGGAGCTTGCAACTGGTGGATTTTCACAAGCTAATTTCTTGGCAGAGGGTGGGTTTGGATCTGTTCACAGAGGTGTGCTACCAGATGGCCAGGCAGTTGCTGTCAAGCAGCACAAATTGGCTAGTTCACAGGGCGATGTTGAATTTTGCTCAGAAGTCGAAGTCTTGAGCTGCGCGCAACATAGGAATGTTGTCATGCTGATTGGGTTCTGTATTGAGGACAAAAGAAGGTTATTGGTGTACGAATATATATGCAATCGGTCACTAGATACTCATCTTTATGGTAATCCTCTTTCCCCCCTAAAGGAAGAATTTAGTATTTGCAGATATAAGTATCATGTGGTCAGATAATCGATTGCAGTCAATGTTCTTGCTATGAAATATTTAGTGAGTTTGTCACTGGATAAACTATAAAATATCACAAGGATTGTGCTCGAGTGAATACttatttaattttgaaataCATGTTTTAGTTGGGGGTTCACCAATATATCATAATTATCATAATCTTTTAGATATTATGTA
The window above is part of the Euphorbia lathyris chromosome 3, ddEupLath1.1, whole genome shotgun sequence genome. Proteins encoded here:
- the LOC136223098 gene encoding inactive protein kinase SELMODRAFT_444075-like, whose product is MSREQKRGKQEKSGSDVAEKVVVAVKASKEIPKTALVWALTHVVQAGHCITLLVVVPSQSPGRRLWGFPRFAGDCASGHKKTHIGATSEQKCDITDSCSQMILQLHDVYDPNKINVKIKIVSGSPCGAVAAEAKRIQANWVVLDKQLKHEEKRCMEELQCNIVVMKRSQPKILRLHLVGKSKEAEIVGPLPSESDEASEKLTKNKDSDSIRGPVVTPTSSPELGTPFTATEAATSSVSSDPGTSPFFISETNELKKEESVNIKENMNVDESSSDTDSEHLSTASASLRFEPWIGEFLCSKTHSSRQIEECSKRSTNNAQASTTKALLEKFSKLDRQTGTGLSNYRNDLDHGGNVREAISLSRNAPPGPPPLCSICQHKAPVFGKPPRWFSYAELELATGGFSQANFLAEGGFGSVHRGVLPDGQAVAVKQHKLASSQGDVEFCSEVEVLSCAQHRNVVMLIGFCIEDKRRLLVYEYICNRSLDTHLYGRHQEPLEWSARQKIAVGAARGLRYLHEECRVGCIVHRDMRPNNILITHDFEPLVGDFGLARWQPDGDTGVETRVIGTFGYLAPEYAQSGQITEKADVYSFGVVLVELVTGRKAVDLSRPKGQQCLTEWARPLLEEYAVDELIDPQIGNNFSEQEVYCMLHAASLCIRRDPQSRPRMSQVLRILEGDMLMDTNYSSTPGYDVGNRSGRIWAEQQLQQHYSGPLPNEALEGGFNKLSLDTVRTAFWERDKARKISCEDDT